In Chelonia mydas isolate rCheMyd1 chromosome 18, rCheMyd1.pri.v2, whole genome shotgun sequence, a single genomic region encodes these proteins:
- the H6PD gene encoding GDH/6PGL endoplasmic bifunctional protein yields the protein MLRAALCAIFLLCALPSLAKESRGHVSVVLLGATGDLAKKYLWEGLFHLYLDQVSSGHSFTFHGAALTAHEPGQRLMFEVLKKLACPSDVSPDRCAVVKDQFLKLSRYHQLKTSENYTALNREIGTLLQQEGLEEAGRIFYFSVPPFAYAEIARHINGSCRPRPGAWLRVVLEKPFGHDLKSAQQLAIELRTFFREEEMYRVDHYLGKQAVAHILPFRDQNRQFLDPIWNRHHVERVEIVLKETLDAKGRTSFYEQYGVIRDVLQNHLTEVLLYLAMELPANISSTEEVLRRKLQTFKSLQGLESTSAVLGQYQAYASQVREELQKAQDYISWTPTFAGVLIQLDSLRWEGVPFLLTSGKALDERVGYVRVLFKNRAYCTQRESLREMGKSQCGAKQIIFHIGHGELSCPAVLISRNLFKPIMPEGSWKEVMDHPQLHLFGLPLSDYYVYSPVKEREAYSVLISSIFHGRKDSFITTENLLASWEFWTPLLDSLTQQVPRLYPGGLENQHLLDFEMVGSELSFTLEEPVELLHTDGQTPSDYRTIQAKFRQSPLVSAWPEELIARLALDIETAAAKAVARCGEFHLALSGGSSPIVLFQRLVRHHYGFPWRRTHLWLVDERCVPLADPESNFRSLHDHLLQHVRVPYLNIHPMLVHLNRRLCVEEDQGPELYAKEIAALVTNASLDFVLLGLGSDGHTASLFPHSSSGLEGAKTVVLTESPVKPHQRMSLSLPLINKARQVAVLVMGKGKHEITTQISRVGQEPRKWPISGVNPSSGQLVWYMDYDALLG from the exons atGCTGAGGGCAGCCCTGTGTGCCATCTTTCTCTTATGTGCCCTGCCATCATTGGCCAAGGAGTCCCGAGGGCATGTCTCCGTGGTCTTGCTGGGAGCCACAGGAGACCTGGCCAAGAAGTACTTGTGGGAGGGGCTGTTCCACCTCTACCTGGACCAGGTGAGCAGTGGCCACAGCTTCACTTTCCACGGGGCTGCGCTGACGGCACACGAGCCAGGGCAGAGGCTGATGTTTGAGGTGCTGAAGAAGCTTGCCTGCCCGTCGGATGTGTCCCCCGACAGGTGCGCTGTGGTCAAGGATCAGTTCCTCAAGCTGAGCCGGTATCACCAGCTGAAGACGTCCGAGAACTACACTGCCCTGAACCGGGAGATTGGGACTCTGCTCCAGCAGGAGGGGCTAGAGGAAGCTGGCAGGATCTTCTACTTCTCGGTGCCACCCTTTGCCTACGCGGAGATCGCCCGCCACATCAATGGCAGCTGCAGGCCGCGCCCTGGAGCCTGGCTGCGGGTGGTGCTGGAGAAGCCTTTTGGCCATGACCTCAAGTCAGCCCAGCAGCTAGCCATCGAGCTGAGGACTTTCTTCCGGGAAGAGGAGATGTACCGGGTAGATCACTACCTTGGCAAACAG gcTGTGGCCCACATCCTGCCTTTCCGAGACCAGAACCGACAGTTTCTGGACCCAATCTGGAACCGGCATCATGTGGAGAGAGTAGAGATTGTCCTGAAGGAGACTCTGGATGCTAAAG GCCGCACCAGCTTCTACGAGCAGTACGGCGTCATCCGTGACGTCCTCCAGAACCACCTCACCGAGGTCCTGCTGTATCTCGCCATGGAGCTGCCGGCCAACATCAGCAGCACCGAAGAGGTTCTCCGGCGCAAGCTGCAGACCTTCAAGTCGTTGCAGGGCCTGGAGAGCACCAGCGCGGTGCTGGGTCAGTACCAGGCCTATGCTAGCCAGGTGCGGGAGGAGCTGCAGAAAGCCCAGGACTACATCAGCTGGACGCCAACCTTTGCAG GTGTGTTGATTCAGCTAGACAGCCTGCGCTGGGAGGGAGTCCCCTTCCTCCTCACCTCTGGCAAAGCTCTGGACGAGCGGGTAGGCTACGTCCGCGTCCTCTTCAAGAACCGGGCCTACTGCACCCAGCGTGAGAGCCTGAGGGAGATGGGGAAGAGCCAGTGTGGAGCCAAGCAGATCATCTTCCACATCGGGCACGGGGAGCTGAGCTGTCCTGCCGTGCTGATCAGCCGGAACCTCTTTAAGCCCATCATGCCAGAAGGCAGCTGGAAGGAGGTGATGGATCACCCACAGCTGCACCTCTTTGGGCTCCCGCTGTCGGATTATTATGTGTACAGCCCTGTGAAGGAGAGAGAGGCTTACTCCGTCCTCATCTCCAGCATCTTTCACGGCAGGAAGGACTCCTTCATCACCACTGAGAACCTGCTGGCGTCTTGGGAGTTCTGGACCCCGCTGCTGGACAGCTTAACCCAGCAGGTCCCGCGCCTGTACCCGGGGGGCCTGGAGAACCAGCACCTCCTGGACTTTGAAATGGTAGGCAGCGAGCTGTCCTTCACGCTGGAGGAGCCGGTGGAACTGCTGCACACCGATGGGCAAACGCCAAGTGACTACAGAACCATCCAGGCCAAGTTTCGGCAAAGCCCCTTGGTTTCGGCTTGGCCAGAGGAGCTGATTGCCCGGTTGGCGTTGGACATTGAGACGGCGGCAGCCAAGGCTGTGGCACGCTGTGGTGAGTTCCACCTGGCCCTGTCGGGCGGCTCGAGCCCCATCGTCCTGTTCCAGCGGCTTGTGAGACACCACTACGGCTTCCCGTGGAGACGCACCCACTTGTGGCTGGTGGACGAGCGCTGTGTGCCGCTCGCCGACCCAGAGTCCAACTTCCGCAGCTTGCACGACCACCTCCTCCAGCATGTCCGGGTACCCTACCTCAACATCCACCCCATGCTGGTGCACCTGAACCGACGGCTGTGTGTGGAGGAGGACCAGGGGCCAGAGCTGTACGCCAAGGAGATTGCAGCGCTAGTGACCAACGCCAGCTTGGATTTtgtgctgctggggctgggctccGACGGGCACACAGCCTCACTCTTCCCGCATTCGTCCAGTGGCCTCGAAGGGGCCAAGACGGTGGTGCTGACGGAGAGCCCTGTCAAACCCCACCAGAGGATGAGCCTCAGCCTGCCTCTCATCAACAAAGCCAGGCAGGTGGCTGTGCTggtgatggggaaggggaagcacGAAATCACAACCCAGATCAGTAGAGTGGGGCAGGAGCCCAGAAAGTGGCCTATTTCAGGGGTCAACCCCAGCTCTGGCCAGCTGGTGTGGTACATGGATTATGATGCTTTGCTTGGATGA